TTCGACTCTGGATATCAATTCTGCATTCTGGTCTATATCTCTTTATGAAAAAGGTCGGTATAAAACGGCATTTGTAACACAGAACGGGCACTACCAATGGAAATGTCTCCCATTTGGCTTAAAGACATCCCCGGCAATATTCCAAAGAATACTctcaaatattcttttaaaaaaaaatttacatcactTCTGTTCGGTTTATATCGATGACATCATTATATTCTCAGAATCTCTGGAAGACCATATGCATCATCTGGAATCGGTCTTGATCGCGGTGGCGGGCGAgggattttgttttaaatttgaaaaatgtcacTTTGCACAAAAGTCAATCAAATATCTGGGACATATCCTGGAAGAGATTTCAGTAAAACCCCTACTAGACAACTTAATTGCAATTCGCGATTTCCTAGTTCCGCAGAACAAAATAATATCAGACAATTTTTGGGAAAGGCTAATTTCTATCATAAATACGTACCGAGGTCCACTCGGCTTTTGGAGCCGCTACATGCATTACTGCAAAAAGGAGTGGAATTCGAGTGGTTCGCTGATTGCGAACGGGCCTGGTAGCGCACTTCCCGCTGCAGGAAGGCATTCCcaaatagtttaatttaaattaagttaggTTGCGAGAGGACGAGGAGTAGCAGAGCCGGGTGGTATAACGCGCACGCGATTAACGAGAGCGGACACTTTATTCGATTTTCGCACAGGTGTTTCTCTCTCGAAGTCGTACAGTAAGCTAAGGCTCGCGCTCGGAAAATCGCTGACCGAGGAGCCGATCAGGGGGGGGAGTGAGAAAAGGCGCGAGACTCGGAAACGCGACCGCCGAATCTTGCGACGTTCCGCGAGATGGAGATAAGGGTCTCAAATTCGCTACTGTCGAGGCCCCCCTACAAGCATTCGTAATGCTCGCATACGGAGCTCGAGCATCATTAAGGAGTGCCCGTTCGCGGCGACAATTCCGCACGAACATTCCGCCCGCCATCGCTCGAAGTGTCAGGATTGAGCGATCAAACAATAGAATAACTTGGTGCGGTCACAACCTAACATACGTGTCGCGATAGACACAAACGAGATTACAGGATAGAGGATAATACTGTAACCCAACTTGTCGGAGGTAAACACACCCAAAAATTCACAGACTTAAGTTAAAGGTTAACACAGTCGATATCACGATTCAGCAACCATGAGATGGCCGTCAAGAGGgctttaaaattacaatttcttaaACACTAgttgaataaattgaaaatgtttGTAACTAATGAGACCAGAACGCATGACTAAGCAAAGTATTGAATTAAACTAATGAAACGAGTATATGTTACAAGATAAATTAGGCACCTGCAACACCTAGAGATTAAACACTCAGTGGCAGTTCAGAAAAATTGCGGGTATCTTTGGTAGACTAAAGTTAAGTTAACCAGTCACTATACACAAGAGAGTTCACATATCTTGAGCTCTCCTACTGAGCGCCGCCCGCTATGGAAGACTCAAATTGAGAAAACTTAACGAGTGTCTGCTCGTGTACCGGCAGCAGAATGAGTCTGTTGACGGATCGCACCAACTCCGACGTTGATGAGCGGATGGTGGCGACTCTCGTCAGCCCATCCTTCCCAGGATCAAGTTGCACCACTCTGGCCAGTGGCCACTTTGTCGGAGGAGCCAGCTTGTCCTTGAACAGGACCAAGTCTTCCACCTGAAGCTGCCGGTTTGGCTTAAGCCATTTTGCCCGCTGTTGCAGTTGAGCCAGGTAGTGAGACCGCCAGCGTCGCCAAAAGTGACTCCTCATCAGCCGAAGCGAATGCCAGCCGGAACAGGGTTGCCCTGCCTGATTGGTCTCCGTGAAAAGTTCCGGGGGAGCAACCAGAGGCCTTCCGATGATAAAGTGACCAGGTGTCAGGGCTGAGGCATTGTTAGGTTCTAGCTAAGCGCGCTGATCGGCCAAGAGTTTAGGCAGGCCTCTATACTAGCCAGCACGGTCGTCAGTTGCTCGTATATGAGCTTAGAGTTGCCAATGACTCTATGAAGATGACGTTTTATCGACTTCACGTTAGACTCCCAGATGCCCCCAAAGTTTGGAGCTCGAAGGGGGATGTATCGCCACTTCACTCCATCCGACGCCACGGCAGCCGCTACAGCTTGGCCGATGGCAGAGCTCTCCAAGAAGAGTCTATGCAGTTCGGCCTCGCTGGTGGCTTGAAGGTGGTACTGTTGTCGGTGTAGATGACCCGACAGAGACCACGCCGGACGGTAAAGCGACGGTATGCTGCTAAGAATGCGTCGGTGGTCAAGTCAGAGACCAGCTCCAAATGGATGGCCTTGACTACAAAGCACACAAACACCGCCACGTATCCTTTCGATTTCTTTTGACTTCGCCCGGGTGAAGCCTTTACCCAGAAGTAGCCGGCGAAGTCGACTCCAGAATGCGCAAATGGTAGGGCCGATTTAGCTCGGATGGCCAGCAGCGGTGCCATCTGCTGCTCGAGGGTGATGGCGTTGTGACGCGCGCACCTGACGCAACTCCGCACAATGCGTCGTATCGACGTGTTGGCGCGCAGGATCCAATACCTCTGCAATAGATAACTATGTACTAGTCTATAACCCCCATGGAGAGTAGAGATGTGAGCCTTGCGAATAAGGAGAGCGGTGACGTGATAGTCCTTGGGGAGAATGACAGGATGTTTCTCGGATTCCAAGAGAAAAGAGTTTTGCAGTCTGCCACCAACGCGGATCAACCCGTGAGTGTCGACAAATGGCAGAAGTCTACAAAGGGGGCTGCCAGATCGAACCTCCCCTCTCGAGGCCAGGCTCCGGAATTCTTTTGAGAACGCCTCCAGCCTGAGAAGTGTCGATGATCCGAAGGCTAGTTCCTGCTTCGAGTTGAGTAGCCAGCGGTGAACGTACGCGAGAATCGCGCACATCCTGTCAAAGGACGAAAATTTCCGCAGCCAGACGGAAAGTGGAAGGTCGGGTCGAGTCAGCCATACGTTAACTCGACCGCGCGACTCCAGTTCCGTGGCCTCGAGTACAATTTTGGAGGGCCAATCGGTCTGTGGCCGAGTCAGCCACTCAGGCCCGCTCCACCAGATCCCGGATTTCTGCAGCTGTCGCGGGGTACATCCCCTCGTAGCTAGGTCCGCAGGGTTCTGAACAGATTTGACGTGGCGCCAAACAGCAGTGGGCAGCAAGGTGGAAATCTCGCTGACCCTGTTCGCTACGTGTGCCTTCCACTTTGATGGATGCGACTGTAGCCAAGACAGAACTACTTGCGAGTTGCACCAGCAATGTATTTGCGCTGGTTGAGCTTCTAGTTGCGGCAGAGTGCCAGCGATCAGTCGCCCAAGAAGAAAAGCCCCACATAGCTCGAGTTTGGGAAAACTCACAGCCTTCAGAGGC
The window above is part of the Solenopsis invicta isolate M01_SB chromosome 8, UNIL_Sinv_3.0, whole genome shotgun sequence genome. Proteins encoded here:
- the LOC105205570 gene encoding uncharacterized protein LOC105205570, giving the protein MEWHLHAFCDVSERAFAATLYVVVAPLKAVSFPKLELCGAFLLGRLIAGTLPQLEAQPAQIHCWCNSQVVLSWLQSHPSKWKAHVANRVSEISTLLPTAVWRHVKSVQNPADLATRGCTPRQLQKSGIWWSGPEWLTRPQTDWPSKIVLEATELESRGRVNVWLTRPDLPLSVWLRKFSSFDRMCAILAYVHRWLLNSKQELAFGSSTLLRLEAFSKEFRSLASRGEVRSGSPLCRLLPFVDTHGLIRVGGRLQNSFLLESEKHPVILPKDYHVTALLIRKAHISTLHGGYRLVHSYLLQRYWILRANTSIRRIVRSCVRCARHNAITLEQQMAPLLAIRAKSALPFAHSGVDFAGYFWVKASPGRSQKKSKGYVAVFVCFVVKAIHLELVSDLTTDAFLAAYRRFTVRRGLCRVIYTDNSTTFKPPARPNCIDSSWRALPSAKL